The Actinomyces faecalis genome includes the window CACGTCCTCCTTCTCCAAGTCCTCCCGCGTGGTTGGCGAGGTCATGGGTAACTACCACCCCCACGGCGACGCCGCCATCTACGACGCCCTGGCGCGCCTGGTGCAGTGGTGGTCGCTGCGCTACCCGCTGGTGGCCGGCCAGGGGAACTTCGGCACCCCCGGCAACCTGGGGCCGGCCGCGCCCCGGTACACCGAGTGCAAGATGGCGCCGCTGGCCATGGAGATGGTCCGTGACATCGACGAGGAGAGCGTCGACTTCCAGGACAACTACGACGGGAAGAACCAGGAGCCGACGATCCTGCCGGCTCGCTTCCCCAACCTCCTGGTCAACGGCTCCGAGGGCATCGCGGTGGGTATGGCTACCCGCATCCCGCCGCACAACCTGCGTGAGGTCGCGCGCGGGGTCCAGTGGCTCCTGGAGCACCCTGACGCCTCGCGCGAGGAGCTGCTGGAGGCGCTCATCGAGCGTATCCCCGGTCCTGACTTCCCCACCGGGGCCACGATCCTGGGCCGGCGCGGTATCGAGGACGCCTACCGCACCGGTCGCGGTTCGATCACCCAGCGCGCCGTGGTCAACGTCGAGGAGATCCAGGGACGCCAGTGCCTGGTGGTCACCGAGCTGCCCTACCAGGTCAACCCGGACAACCTCGCGGACAAGATCGCCCAGCTCGTGCGCGACGGGCAGGTCGGCGGCATCGCGGACATCCGCGACGAGACCTCCGGACGTACCGGCCAGCGCCTGGTCATCGTGCTCAAGCGCGACGCCGTGGCCAAGGTGGTCCTCAACAACCTGTACAAGCGCACCCAACTCCAGGACAACTTCCCGGCCAACATGCTGGCCCTGGTCGACGGCGTCCCGCGCACGCTCAGCCTGGACGGTTTCGTGCGCCACTGGGTGGACCACCAGATCGACGTCATCGTGCGCCGCTCGCGCTTCCGCCTGCGCAAGGCGCAGGAGCGTCTGCACATCCTCGAAGGCTACCTCAAGGCCCTGGACGCGCTGGACGCGGTGATCGCCCTCATCCGCCGCTCCCAGACCGCTGACGAGGCCCGTGGGGGCCTGATGGGGCTGCTAGGCGTGGACGAGGTGCAGGCCGACGCGATCCTCGCCCTCCAGCTGCGACGCCTGGCTGCCCTGGAGCGCCTGAAGATCCAGCAGGAGGCTGACGAGCTCCAGGCCAAGGTCGCGGACCTGAAGGACATCATCGCCTCCCCCGAGCGTCAGCGCGGCATCGTCTCCGACGAGCTGGCTGAGATCGTCGAGAAGTACGGCGACGAGCGGCGTACCCGCATCGTGCCCTTCGACGGCGAGATGAGCATGGAGGACCTCATCCCCGAGGAGGAGGTCGTCGTCACGATCACCCGCTCGGGCTACGCCAAGCGCACACGTACCGACGCCTACCGCTCCCAGCACCGCGGGGGCAAGGGAGTCAAGGGAGCGGCGCTGCGCGAGGACGACGTCGTCAACCACTTCTTCGTCACGACCACCCACCACTGGCTGCTCTTCTTCACCAACCTGGGCCGGGTCTACCGCGCCAAGGCCTATGAGCTCCCTGAGGGCGGGCGTGACGCCAAGGGCCAGCACGTGGCCAACCTGCTCGCCTTCCAGCCCGGCGAGGAGATCGCCCAGGTCATGGAGCTCAAGGACTACGAGCAGGCCGACTTCCTCGTGCTGGCCACCAAGCGTGGCCTGGTGAAGAAGACGCGCCTGAGTGAGTACGACTCCAACCGCTCGGGCGGTGTCATCGCGATCAACCTGCGTGAGGACGCGGAGGGCAACCCCGACGAGCTCGTCTCGGCACGGCTGCTGTCTGAGGGGCAGGACCTCCTCCTGGTCTCCCGCCACGGCCAGTCCGCCCGCTTCCACGCCTCCGACGACGTCCTGCGTCCCACCGGCCGCGCCACCAGCGGCGTGACCGGCATGCGGTTCCGCGACGGCGACTGGCTGCTGGCGATGGACGTCGTCGACCCGCAGTGGACTGACGCTGACCTCTTCGTGGTCACCGAGGGCGGATACGCCAAGCGGACCAACGTGGCTGAGTACCCGACCAAGGGCCGTGGAGGCCTGGGTGTCAAGGTCGCCAACCTCGTGGAGGAGCGTGGTGACCTGGTCGGCGCGCTGGTGACAGCACCTACCGACGAGGTGCTGTGCATCATGGCGTCGGGCAAGGTCGTGCGCTCCCGCGTGGACGAGGTCTCGGTGACCGGACGCAGCACCCAGGGCGTCACCTTCGCCAAGCCCGACGACGGCGACCGCATCATCGCCGTCGCCCGCAACACCGAGCGCGAGATCGACGGCGACGACGAGCCTGCCTCTCCTGCGGAGCAGGCGGGCGACACGGTAGCGTTGGACGACAACGACAACAGTGAGGACCAGGCATGAGCAAGCCGGAAACCCGCCACCCCGCCGGTGAGTCCGGCAAGGCAGACAGCGCCAGCACCACCCAGGTGCCGAGCTCATCGAGCAGGCCCACGCTGGCAGGTCCGCGTCGGGTGCACCTGGCGCTGACGCGGGTCAGTCCCTTCTCGGTCATGAAGGTCGCCTTTCTGCTGAGCGTGGCAGCCGGCATCATGCTCGTCGTGGCGGCCGCCTTCGTGTGGTTCATGCTTGACGCGATGCACGTGTTCTCCACGATCCAGGACCTGGTGGGCAAGGTCATGGAGTCGGAGTCGAACTCCTTCACCGCGCTGCTGGAGTACATGAAGTTCTCCCGTGCCGTGTCGATGGCGACGATCATCGCCGTTATCAACATCATCCTCACCACGGCGCTGGCGACGGTCGGTGCCTTCCTCTACAACGTGACGGCCGCACTGGTTGGTGGGGTTCATCTCACACTGGCGGACGAGTGACTGGATTTGGTCGCCTGAGACCGGGTGGGTTAATCTCTTCCGGTCGCAAGGGCCTATAGCTCAGTTGGTTAGAGCGCATCCCTGATAAGGATGAGGTCGCTGGTTCGAGTCCAGCTAGGCCCACCACCCGCGGTGGAACGATGAGGAGGGTTCATGAGGATCCGACCCTTCGTGCTAACCGCGGTTTTCTTGTCCTTGGTCGGGGCCGGCTACGCCGCCTGGCTCAGGTACGAGTCCGAGCGGATGAGCCGGATGCCGTGGACTGAGGTCACGGACTGAGGGCCACGGAGGAGACCTCGCCGCTCACAACTACATCGGGGCCATGGCGCAATTGGTAGCGCACCTGCTTTGCAAGCAGGGGGTTACGGGTTCGAGTCCCGTTGGCTCCACCATCACGATCCCCCGGACCTGCTGAGGTTCCGGGGGATCGTCGCTTTGGGTCCTCAACAGTCGTCCTCAGGCCTGGACAGCCCCGTGATCGCCCCCATTCTCATCGCTCTAGGCCCTTAACAGTCGATCCCTATGCTCCCCGCAGCGGAATCGACTGTTAAGGGGCTGAAGCGACGGGATGCTGGGGGAATGCGGCTCTGGTGCGAGTCGAGCGCGACTGTTAAGGGCCTGAAGCGACGGGAGAGCTCGTCAGCTTGTCATCCACACTGTGCACCGCCAGTGGCCTGGCGCCGTCCCCAGCTGTGTCCTAAAGGACTCTTGTCATTCATGCGGCGTCATCACTCACAATTGTCCCCAGGTGTGGAAAGGTCTGTGGAGAACTACATGAATGTTATTCCACAGGTTTACCCACAGGTGTGGAGGAATGACAGCGCTGTGCTTCGCGCGATCTGTGGACAACCTGGTGGACGCGCGACAGCAGCGAAGAAAAAGGCTTGGGCACCACGTGGTGCCCAAGCCCTTCGACGCCAGTGCCGGGTTACACGAGAAGGTACTTAGCCGCCACCAGCGCTGCCAGCACCAGGCCGATGCCTACGCTCCCCCACACCGCCACGGGACCGCGGCGCTCACGCGGTGCCCAGGCGAACAGGGACGCAACCACCAGGCCGGTCAGCAGGCCACCCAGGTGCCCCTGCCAGGAGATCCCGGCCCCTAGCACCGAGATGACGAGGTTGACTGCCAGCAGACCGAGGATGGCGGAGGTGTCCCGGCCGAAGCGACGCTGGATGATGAACACGGCCGCGAAGAGGCCGAAGACCGCGCCTGAGGCACCTACCGTGAGCGTGATCCAGGACCGGGAGACGGGAGAGGCCAGCAGGTAGATCGCCGTCGAGCCTCCCAGGGCGGACAGCGCGTAGAGCACGGCGAAGCGCCAGCGCCCGAGCAGCGGCTCCAGGGAGGTGCCGCACACCCACAGCGCCCACATGTTGAAGGCCAGGTGCATGAGGGAGCCGTGGAGGAAGGCGGTGGTCAGGAAGCGCCAGGGCTGGTCCAGCGCCACCACGGGAGCGAAGCCGAGGTCAGCAGTCAGCGAGGGACGGAGCATCTGCACCACGTACACCGCTACGCAGGCCACGATGAGCCCGGTCGTGATCCGCGCGTCCTGGACCGCGACGCCTCCCAGGAGCGTGCGCGTGGGCCGACGGCGCTGCTGGGCCTGGCGTACACAGTCCACGCAGTGCACGCCGACGGCGCTGGGTACCTGGCACTCGGGGCAGGCTGGGCGCCCGCAGCGCTGGCAGCGCACGTAGGAGACGCGGTCGGGGTGGCGCGGGCACACCGGCTGGGCGTCGGAGGCTGCGGCAGGGCTGTCCTGGCTCATGGAGGACTCCTTTGGTCGGATGCGTACGACGCCGTCGGACCGGGCGGTCCGACGGCGTCGGCAAGGGGTCAGTGGGCACGCACGGCGTGACTCACGCGGTCGGTGTCACTTCTGGACGGTCACCGAGGTGATGATGACGTCCTCCAAAGGACGGTCACGGGGGTCGGTGGCCACGGCGGAGATGGCGTCCACGACCTTGCGCGAGTCCTCGTCCGCGACGGCGCCGAAGATCGTGTGCTTGCCCTGGAGCCACTCGGTCGGCCCGGTGGTGATGAAGAACTGGGACCCGTTGGTGCCCCTGCCGAAGCGGCGCCCGGCGTTGGCCATGGCCAGCACGTAGGGGGAGGCGAAGGTCAGCGAGGAGTCGATCTCGTCGTCGAAGACGTAGCCGGGGCCGCCGGTACCGGTGCCCAGCGGGTCACCACCCTGGATCATGAAGCCGGGGATCACGCGGTGGAAGATGACGTTGTCGTACAGAGGAGCGTTGGTCTCCTCCCCCGTCTGGGGGTCCGTCCAGGTCTTCTCGCCAGTGGCCAGGCCGACGAAGTTCGAGACGGTCTCGGGAGCCTGCTCCGGGAAGAGCTCGAGGCGGATGTCGCCAAGGTTGGTGTGCAGTGTCGCTTCCATGGGCCTCATCGTCGCACGCGCTCGCTCCTGGAAGGAGTGGCAGCCCACGCACGACAGGCGGTGTTCACCCCAGGCAAAACAGGGTGGCCGTTCTCAGGCGCCGGTCAGCCTGGAGTGGGACCATAGGCTTCAGTCATCGTCACTCGCATGACCGACGTCTCTCTCAGCTAGGAGAAGCCATGGCATTCAAGAAGAAGATCGAGAAGAACCTTGACACTGACCAGCTGCGCGAGGAGGCTGCCGCATTCGCGGAGAACGTCGCCGAGCAGGCTGAGCGTGCCGCCGAGTGGGTTGCCCCGCACGTGGTCAAGGCGCGTAAGGACCTGGCTCGCGTGGCTGCCGGCGCCCAGGAGCGCCTGGAGCCGGCATACACCGAGGCCCGCAGCCGGGTCGTCGAGGACTACCTGCCGCGTGCCCAGCGCGCCGCCTCCGCCGCTCAGGCTGCCGCCCAGACGCCCGGTACCGTGACCGAGCGCGCCCAGCGTGCCGCCGAGGCTGCTCGCCTGGCCGCCGTCGAGGCGCCCAAGCCGCGCAAGTCCCGCCGCGTCCTCAAGTGCCTGGGCTGGACCACGCTGGCTGCCGGTGCCGCTGCCGCAGCCTACGTCGTATGGCGCCGTAGCCAGCCGGTGGAGGACCCGTGGGCCGAGGAGTACTGGGCCGACTCCACCGAGGACTTCGACGTCGCTGAGGCGGTCGAGGACGTCAAGGACGAGGCCGCCGAGGTTGCTGAGGCCGCCAAGGACAAGGCTGAAGAGCTCAAGGACAAGGCGGTCGACGCCGCCAAGGACCTGAAGGACTCTGTCGAGGACTGACGACGGCGCGGCTCGTCCGCCGCGACACTGACGCCTTCGGGCCGGCAGGCCAGTGCGTGCCGGCCCGAAGGCGTTCTTCGCACACGGGCAGGCGAGGACCACACTCATCGCATCCCGGGCCCGTCGCGTCCCTGTCATACCGGTGACCGGGCAGCGAGCACGGTGAAGGCGGAAACGGCGGTCAGAACGAGCCGTGTCCGCCTAGGCTTCAGTCATGACCCACGCACTTCCTGCCGCCATGATCCCCTTGACTCACGCCGTGGCCGAGGGCTCGGAGGTCCTCATGCCTCAGCTAGGCCTGGGTACCTACAAGATCAGTGACGAGGACGTCCAGGCGGTGGTCGAGCAGGGTCTGGAGATTGGCTACCGGCACCTGGACACCGCACAGATGTACGGCAACGAGGCCGGTGTGGGACGTGCGATCGCCGCGATCGGGCTGCCGCGCGAGGACGTCTTCGTCACCTCCAAGCTGGACAACCCCCATCACGCGCCCGAGGATGTCGCCCGCACCTTCGACGAGACGATGGAGCGCCTGGGGCTTGAGGTCCTGGACCTCTTCCTCGTGCACTGGCCCCTGGCCAGGACTCCGGGCCTTTCCCTGGAGCGGACCTGGGAGGCGATGATCGCGCTGCGAGAGAGCGGGCGAGTGCGCGCCATCGGTGTCTCGAACTACCAGCACGACCACCTCGAGACCATCATCCAGGCCACCGGCGTGGTCCCGGCGGTCAACCAGATCGAGATCCACCCCTACCTCCAGCAGCGCCGGATGCGTGAGGTGCACGAGGAGCTGGGGATCGTGACCCAGTCCTGGTCCCCGCTGGCACGCGGCCTCATGGTCACTGACCCGGTGGTCCAGCAGGTGGCCGACGAGCTCGGGGTGAGCCCGGCACAGGTCGTGGTGCGATGGCACCTGCAGCACGGGCTGGTCGTCATCCCGAAGTCAGTGCACCCCGAGCGGATGCGTGCCAACGCCGAGGTCTTCGACCTCGTCCTGAGCCAGGAGCAGATAGCGGCGCTGGACGCCCTGGAGCGTGGTCACCGCACGGGATCGCACCCGGACACGATGCAGCTCACGCACGGCTGAGGCGGTGCCCCGCACGATCCCGGTGCTACCGCCCGGGCTGCCGTGGCAGGCCGGGCGGGCCGACGGCGAAGGCGCCCTGCGCCCTCACGCTCACTTCCAGTGCAGCAGACCCAGGAAGCCGGCCAGGATGACGAGGAAGCCGATGTAGAGGTTGCCGTTGACCAGCCAGTCGCTGGCGTGGTGCGCGGTGAAGTAGGGGATCGGGTACTGGCCCTTGAAGAGGTAGGTCACCACGACCCACAGCAGGCCGACGCACATGAGGGTCACCATCGTCGGGGCGTACCAGCGCGGTGAGCCGGTCTCCTTGACCTTGGTGGGGACGCGGGAGACGCGGTTGGCGGCGGCGCGCGAGGCCTCCAGGCGCTCACGCTCAGCAGCCGCAGCCTTCGCGGGGTTACCGGAGCGAGCCGGGTCCTTCTTCTTCTCCTCGCCCACCAGGGCCTCCTTGCAGACAGCGCGGCCGGTTTCCGGTCGCTCGTTTGGCGCGGTCCGTGCACAGCCTAGGTCATCGCGGCTTCAGGGACGGAACGGGCCAGAGTCACGCCGTCGGCTCACAGCCAGCAGGCAGTCAGGTGGCGGCCAGCAAGCCGTGTCACAGCTGCCAGGGGACGCCGGAATGAGTCCGAGACAACTCGAGGGGAGCCGTTCTGGCGACCTGAGAGCCCTAGACTGGCGGGCGGAACGCCTACTCAGGAGGTCAGATGTCGTCTCGTGGTCGCCACCAGCGGGCCCCCAAGAGTGGGCCGCTCGACGTCGCTGTCCGAAGCATCGGCGAGCTCCTCATCACCGCAGGGCTCGTCATCGCCCTCTTCCTCGTGTGGCAGCTGTGGTGGACCGGCATCGACGCGACCAAGATCGCCAACGAGCACAAGGTGGCGTTCCATGAGGTCCAGGTCGAGTCGCCGCGCGTGGAGGGAACCAAGCACACTGACGCACCTCCTGTGGCTGAGGCTGTGGGCTACGGACAGACCATTGGCATGCTGGTGGTCCCCAGGTGGTACGGCATCACCAACAACAACATGCCGATCCAGGAGGGGACGGGCGCGGACGTCCTCGACCAGGCGGCAGCCGGCCACTACACCGAGACCCAGCAGGTCGGCGAGGTCGGCAACTTCGCCATCGCCGGCCACCGTCGTACCAACGGCAACTCCTTCCGGCGTGTCGACCTGCTGGAGGAGGGCGACGAGATCATCGTCGCCACCAAGGACACCTGGTACGTCTACACGGTCACCTCGCACGACATCGTCCTGCCTGAGGCCGTCGAGGTGATCGCCCCGGTCCCCGGCGACCCCAGTGCGGCACCGACGGAGCGCTACATCACGCTCACAACCTGTCACTCCCTGACCACCGGTGAGTGGGGCAACGACCACCGGTGGATCGTGCACGCGAAGTTCTCCTACTGGATGCCACGTTCCGAGGGCCGCCCCGCCTCGGTGCTCAACGACCCGGAGGTCAACTGATGTACGGATGGATCTGGCGACACCTTCCCGGCCCGGGCTGGCTCAAGCTCTTCGAGGCGCTCGTCATCGTCGCCGCGGTCGTGCTGCTGCTCTTCCAGGTGGTCTTCCCCTGGGCCAACGAGACCTGGCACCTGTCCGGCAACGCGACCGTCTGACAGGCGTCCTCACTTCCGCGCCTCGCGAGAGAGCGAAGCGACACGCGCTCAGGTGCACTGAGGCCCCCGGCTCATGGCAGCCGGGGGCCTCAGTCATGGGTGCGCTGTCGTCGGGCTCCTCAGACCCAGGACCCCTCGACGGCGGGGTCGGGGATCATGAGCCTGAGCGGCCGGCGGAACGGGACTCCGGGGAGGTGCTCACGGTGATGGCGGTCTCCTTACCCAGCACGGAGCCGGGGCCGGGGCTGACGTTGGTGACGACACCGTCGCTGGGACCCTGGACCGTGACCTTGGTGAAGCCGGCGGAATGAAGGGCGGCCATCGCCTCGGAACCCGTCATCCCCAGGATGTCAGCGGGCACGGTGGCGGTGGTCGAAGCGCCGGAGGAGATGACGAGAGCCACCTCGCCGCCGCGTTGCACGCTGACCCCGGCTCCCGGGTCGGTGCGGATGACCTGCCCGGCGGCGTAGTCCGTGGACTCCTCCTGGGTCACGTTGCCGACGGCGAGGCCAGCCTCCTGGAGCGCCGCGCGCGCCTCCTCCTGGGTCATCCCTGGCAGGCCCTCAGGTACCGCTGTCTGCCCGGTGGAGAGCACGAGGTCGATCGTGTCTCCGCGCGAGACGGAGGTACCGGCCACCGGGTCGGTACGGATCACGTTGTCCTTGTCCACCGTGCCTGAGTCCTCGGTGGTCACGTTGCCGACCTTGAGGCCGGCCTCCTCCAGGGACTTCTTGGCCTCGTCCTGGGTCCTGCCGGACACGTTCGGCACGTCAACCATGGCTGAGCCCGAGGAGAAGTGGACGGTCACCTGGGCGCCCAGGACGGCGGAGGTCCCGGCCCCGGGCTCAGAGGAGACGGCCAGGCCCTCCTCGACGTTGTCCGAGGCGACGTCGTCGCCGCGCCGGTAGACCAGGCCCGCGTCCTCAATAGCACGCTTGGCCTCGGCCTCGGTCATGTTCTTCACGTCCGGCACCGGCGCGCTCGTGGCGGTCGCGGTGGCCTCGGGGTCGGGCTCGGAGCCGGAGAAGTAGCCGGAGGCTACCAGCCCGATCACGGTGCCCAGGCCCACGAGCATGAGCAGGATGAGGATCCAGACCCACCACGGCCGGCGCGTGCGTGGCTCGTCGTCGTCCTCCTCGCCAGGCAGGGGCAGTGGGGCGGGGGCAGGGCTGACGGTGGTAGCGGGTCCAGGAACCTGGTCCAGCACGGTGGTGGGCTGGCGGTCCCAGGAGTCCGTGGTCGGGGCGCTCACGGGCAGGCCGCGGGCGGCCGCCAGCAGGTCGGCGCGCACGTGGGCGGCGTCCTGGTAGCGGTCGTCACGGTTCTTGGCCAGCGCCTTGAGCACCACCCGGTCCAGGGACTCGGGGATGTCAGCCGCGATGGACGACGGCGGACGCGGGACCTCGCGCACGTGCTGGTAGGCGATGGCCACGGCGGAGTCGCCGGTGAAGGGGGGCACTCCTGTCAGCAGCTCGTAGAGCAGGCAGCCGGTGGAGTACAGGTCGCTGCGGGCGTCGACGAGCTCGCCACGTGCCTGCTCGGGGGACAGGTACTGCGCGGTCCCCACCACGGCGTGGGCCTGGGTGACGGTCGCCGCGGAGTCCTCGATGGCCCGGGCGATGCCGAAGTCCATGACCTTCACCGCGCCGGTGGAGGTGAGCATGATGTTGCCGGGCTTGATGTCCCGGTGGACGATCCCGGCACGGTGGGAGTACTCCAGGGCGTCGAGCACTCCGGTGACGATCTCCACCGCCTCGGAGATCGGCACGGCCTCGCCCTCACCGAGCAGCTCGCGCACAGTGTGCCCCTCGACGTACTCCATGACGATGTAGGGCACGGAGTGGAGCGAGCCGTCAGGTGCCGTCAGCTCCTCCTCACCGGAGTCGTAGACCGCCACGATGGCCGGGTGGTTGAGGGCAGCGGCCGACTGGGCCTCGCGGCGAAAACGGGCCTGGAAGGTGGAGTCGCCAGCGATGTCGGAGCGCAGGAGCTTGATCGCGATGATGCGGGACAGGCGCTTGTCGTACCCGAGGTGGACCTCGGCCATGCCGCCGCGGCCGATCAGCTCGCGGATCTCGTAACGGCCCGCGAGGACCTGAGGAAAGTGGCCGGTCACAGTGTCTCCTTCGGTGACGTGACGGATGAGCCAGCGCCGGACCCTGGTGCGCTGTGAGCTGCGGCCAG containing:
- the pknB gene encoding Stk1 family PASTA domain-containing Ser/Thr kinase, encoding MTGHFPQVLAGRYEIRELIGRGGMAEVHLGYDKRLSRIIAIKLLRSDIAGDSTFQARFRREAQSAAALNHPAIVAVYDSGEEELTAPDGSLHSVPYIVMEYVEGHTVRELLGEGEAVPISEAVEIVTGVLDALEYSHRAGIVHRDIKPGNIMLTSTGAVKVMDFGIARAIEDSAATVTQAHAVVGTAQYLSPEQARGELVDARSDLYSTGCLLYELLTGVPPFTGDSAVAIAYQHVREVPRPPSSIAADIPESLDRVVLKALAKNRDDRYQDAAHVRADLLAAARGLPVSAPTTDSWDRQPTTVLDQVPGPATTVSPAPAPLPLPGEEDDDEPRTRRPWWVWILILLMLVGLGTVIGLVASGYFSGSEPDPEATATATSAPVPDVKNMTEAEAKRAIEDAGLVYRRGDDVASDNVEEGLAVSSEPGAGTSAVLGAQVTVHFSSGSAMVDVPNVSGRTQDEAKKSLEEAGLKVGNVTTEDSGTVDKDNVIRTDPVAGTSVSRGDTIDLVLSTGQTAVPEGLPGMTQEEARAALQEAGLAVGNVTQEESTDYAAGQVIRTDPGAGVSVQRGGEVALVISSGASTTATVPADILGMTGSEAMAALHSAGFTKVTVQGPSDGVVTNVSPGPGSVLGKETAITVSTSPESRSAGRSGS
- a CDS encoding aldo/keto reductase, translating into MTHALPAAMIPLTHAVAEGSEVLMPQLGLGTYKISDEDVQAVVEQGLEIGYRHLDTAQMYGNEAGVGRAIAAIGLPREDVFVTSKLDNPHHAPEDVARTFDETMERLGLEVLDLFLVHWPLARTPGLSLERTWEAMIALRESGRVRAIGVSNYQHDHLETIIQATGVVPAVNQIEIHPYLQQRRMREVHEELGIVTQSWSPLARGLMVTDPVVQQVADELGVSPAQVVVRWHLQHGLVVIPKSVHPERMRANAEVFDLVLSQEQIAALDALERGHRTGSHPDTMQLTHG
- the gyrA gene encoding DNA gyrase subunit A, yielding MSDETTPISEQTHDRIQPVDLQMEMQRSYLDYAMSVIVGRALPDVRDGLKPVHRRVLYAMYDGGYRPTSSFSKSSRVVGEVMGNYHPHGDAAIYDALARLVQWWSLRYPLVAGQGNFGTPGNLGPAAPRYTECKMAPLAMEMVRDIDEESVDFQDNYDGKNQEPTILPARFPNLLVNGSEGIAVGMATRIPPHNLREVARGVQWLLEHPDASREELLEALIERIPGPDFPTGATILGRRGIEDAYRTGRGSITQRAVVNVEEIQGRQCLVVTELPYQVNPDNLADKIAQLVRDGQVGGIADIRDETSGRTGQRLVIVLKRDAVAKVVLNNLYKRTQLQDNFPANMLALVDGVPRTLSLDGFVRHWVDHQIDVIVRRSRFRLRKAQERLHILEGYLKALDALDAVIALIRRSQTADEARGGLMGLLGVDEVQADAILALQLRRLAALERLKIQQEADELQAKVADLKDIIASPERQRGIVSDELAEIVEKYGDERRTRIVPFDGEMSMEDLIPEEEVVVTITRSGYAKRTRTDAYRSQHRGGKGVKGAALREDDVVNHFFVTTTHHWLLFFTNLGRVYRAKAYELPEGGRDAKGQHVANLLAFQPGEEIAQVMELKDYEQADFLVLATKRGLVKKTRLSEYDSNRSGGVIAINLREDAEGNPDELVSARLLSEGQDLLLVSRHGQSARFHASDDVLRPTGRATSGVTGMRFRDGDWLLAMDVVDPQWTDADLFVVTEGGYAKRTNVAEYPTKGRGGLGVKVANLVEERGDLVGALVTAPTDEVLCIMASGKVVRSRVDEVSVTGRSTQGVTFAKPDDGDRIIAVARNTEREIDGDDEPASPAEQAGDTVALDDNDNSEDQA
- a CDS encoding rhomboid family intramembrane serine protease, which codes for MSQDSPAAASDAQPVCPRHPDRVSYVRCQRCGRPACPECQVPSAVGVHCVDCVRQAQQRRRPTRTLLGGVAVQDARITTGLIVACVAVYVVQMLRPSLTADLGFAPVVALDQPWRFLTTAFLHGSLMHLAFNMWALWVCGTSLEPLLGRWRFAVLYALSALGGSTAIYLLASPVSRSWITLTVGASGAVFGLFAAVFIIQRRFGRDTSAILGLLAVNLVISVLGAGISWQGHLGGLLTGLVVASLFAWAPRERRGPVAVWGSVGIGLVLAALVAAKYLLV
- a CDS encoding YtxH domain-containing protein, yielding MAFKKKIEKNLDTDQLREEAAAFAENVAEQAERAAEWVAPHVVKARKDLARVAAGAQERLEPAYTEARSRVVEDYLPRAQRAASAAQAAAQTPGTVTERAQRAAEAARLAAVEAPKPRKSRRVLKCLGWTTLAAGAAAAAYVVWRRSQPVEDPWAEEYWADSTEDFDVAEAVEDVKDEAAEVAEAAKDKAEELKDKAVDAAKDLKDSVED
- a CDS encoding cell division protein CrgA; this encodes MGEEKKKDPARSGNPAKAAAAERERLEASRAAANRVSRVPTKVKETGSPRWYAPTMVTLMCVGLLWVVVTYLFKGQYPIPYFTAHHASDWLVNGNLYIGFLVILAGFLGLLHWK
- a CDS encoding class E sortase translates to MSSRGRHQRAPKSGPLDVAVRSIGELLITAGLVIALFLVWQLWWTGIDATKIANEHKVAFHEVQVESPRVEGTKHTDAPPVAEAVGYGQTIGMLVVPRWYGITNNNMPIQEGTGADVLDQAAAGHYTETQQVGEVGNFAIAGHRRTNGNSFRRVDLLEEGDEIIVATKDTWYVYTVTSHDIVLPEAVEVIAPVPGDPSAAPTERYITLTTCHSLTTGEWGNDHRWIVHAKFSYWMPRSEGRPASVLNDPEVN
- a CDS encoding DUF3566 domain-containing protein, which translates into the protein MSKPETRHPAGESGKADSASTTQVPSSSSRPTLAGPRRVHLALTRVSPFSVMKVAFLLSVAAGIMLVVAAAFVWFMLDAMHVFSTIQDLVGKVMESESNSFTALLEYMKFSRAVSMATIIAVINIILTTALATVGAFLYNVTAALVGGVHLTLADE
- a CDS encoding peptidylprolyl isomerase, which codes for MEATLHTNLGDIRLELFPEQAPETVSNFVGLATGEKTWTDPQTGEETNAPLYDNVIFHRVIPGFMIQGGDPLGTGTGGPGYVFDDEIDSSLTFASPYVLAMANAGRRFGRGTNGSQFFITTGPTEWLQGKHTIFGAVADEDSRKVVDAISAVATDPRDRPLEDVIITSVTVQK